Proteins from a genomic interval of Rhodothermales bacterium:
- the xth gene encoding exodeoxyribonuclease III produces MALSIVTWNVNSIRARHDRVLAFLDRHDPDIVCLQETKVEDADFPVEAITEAGYHAVIHGQRTYNGVAILSKQPATNVVMGLPGEPEDEQARLIAADIGGLRIVDVYVPNGRTVTDDDKYPYKLRWLNRLESFLADEIGAGKSVVLCGDYNIAPTDDDVAKPERWANSVLCHHKVRDAFGRLVAMGLNDAVRARIPEVPGPYSWWDYRRLAFPKGDGLRIDHILVTADVLARTTGAFVDRDERKGKQPSDHAPVFVQLD; encoded by the coding sequence ATGGCCCTCTCCATCGTCACCTGGAACGTCAATTCCATCCGCGCCCGTCACGATCGCGTGCTGGCCTTTCTGGATCGCCACGACCCTGATATCGTGTGCCTGCAGGAGACCAAGGTCGAGGACGCCGACTTCCCGGTAGAGGCCATCACAGAGGCGGGCTACCACGCCGTCATTCACGGGCAGCGCACCTACAACGGCGTCGCGATCCTCTCCAAACAGCCTGCGACCAACGTGGTGATGGGACTGCCCGGAGAGCCCGAAGACGAGCAGGCTCGCCTGATCGCGGCCGATATCGGCGGGCTGCGCATCGTCGATGTCTACGTTCCGAACGGACGCACCGTGACCGATGACGACAAGTACCCGTACAAGCTGCGGTGGTTGAACCGGCTCGAGTCCTTCCTTGCCGACGAAATCGGAGCCGGCAAGTCGGTAGTGCTGTGCGGCGACTACAACATCGCGCCCACCGATGACGACGTGGCCAAACCGGAACGGTGGGCAAACTCCGTGCTGTGCCACCACAAGGTCCGGGACGCGTTCGGGCGCCTTGTGGCCATGGGGCTGAACGATGCGGTCCGCGCCCGCATCCCGGAAGTGCCCGGACCCTACTCCTGGTGGGATTACCGCAGACTGGCATTTCCCAAGGGAGACGGCCTGCGCATCGACCATATTCTGGTGACGGCGGACGTGCTGGCTCGAACCACCGGCGCCTTTGTAGATCGGGATGAACGCAAGGGCAAGCAGCCCAGCGACCACGCGCCGGTATTCGTGCAACTGGACTGA
- the ligD gene encoding non-homologous end-joining DNA ligase gives MARESQWVKVGKREVELSNLTKTLDPTVPVVKAEIVNYYLSVAPTFLRHARGRPLSLVRYPDGIEGEQFFQKSRPDWAPEWIGSVRLDKKSQDYMVADATADVVWLANLACLELHVTQGRIPHPHRPDQIVFDLDPPPDFPYTRVIELAAGLGEQLRGYGYHPFCKTSGQKGIHVVVPIEPRWEIEKVMEAAHEVTGAFVRRHKDETTLNWSQKARETRVLIDLNRNRKGQTAVAAYSLRGKPGLPVSMPLTWEELATLEDASPYNYATVPRILEEKGDPWEAMAAYAVAIHTDRAPAVAAGDPETLKAYEKKRDFDITSEPGPVLGSEDMARFTIHRHHATNLHYDLRLEQDGVLKSWALPRGLPHEPGVKRLAVEVEEHPIKYLTWEGVIPKGEYGAGPMWVYATGRYTVTKEKKTGFYFRLHSEQINADYRMHRTQDKQWLLERVHEPDREWLKGSIPPLLCEKVDAVPIDDNWHYEVKWDGIRAIITVIEQQVTIWSRNGNDITDQFPELSADGLNCTTGVFDGEIVVLDDAGRPEFGRVIKRLHARGEGAVARAAKKHPAVCYLFDCLYLDGRPVVKDPIERRRAWLEDLIRPDHAFRFSQTVADGDLLFKAVKQQGLEGIVAKRKESRYIAGRRSGDWLKIKSEHEVTLRIIGFTRGSGARSETVGSLVVAEDTDDGLVYRGHLGTGFTDRALDELQAALMDLERMDRPDLAPDDQDKSAEWIKPQVYCDAIYSQLTSSGMLRQGAFKRLRPDLE, from the coding sequence GTGGCTAGGGAATCCCAGTGGGTCAAGGTCGGCAAACGTGAGGTGGAGCTCTCCAACCTCACCAAGACGCTGGACCCCACGGTGCCGGTGGTCAAGGCGGAGATCGTCAACTACTACCTCTCTGTGGCTCCGACCTTCCTGCGTCACGCGCGGGGCCGACCGCTCAGCCTCGTGCGCTACCCTGACGGCATCGAAGGCGAACAGTTCTTTCAGAAGTCCCGACCGGACTGGGCGCCGGAGTGGATCGGCTCGGTGCGCCTGGACAAGAAGTCGCAGGACTACATGGTGGCTGACGCCACGGCCGACGTGGTCTGGCTGGCCAACCTCGCCTGTCTGGAATTGCATGTCACGCAGGGGCGCATTCCTCATCCCCATCGCCCGGATCAGATTGTCTTTGATCTCGATCCGCCGCCGGACTTCCCGTACACGCGCGTGATCGAGCTCGCGGCGGGCCTCGGAGAGCAGCTCCGTGGCTACGGCTACCATCCCTTTTGCAAGACCTCCGGCCAGAAGGGCATCCACGTCGTGGTACCGATCGAACCGCGCTGGGAGATCGAGAAGGTGATGGAGGCCGCGCACGAGGTGACGGGCGCGTTCGTGCGCAGGCACAAGGACGAGACCACGCTCAACTGGAGCCAGAAGGCCCGCGAGACCCGCGTGCTCATCGACCTCAATCGCAATCGCAAGGGTCAGACAGCCGTGGCCGCGTACAGCCTGCGCGGCAAACCCGGTCTGCCGGTGTCCATGCCGCTCACCTGGGAGGAACTGGCCACGCTGGAGGACGCGTCGCCCTACAACTACGCGACGGTGCCGCGCATCCTGGAGGAGAAAGGGGATCCCTGGGAGGCCATGGCCGCCTATGCCGTCGCGATTCACACCGACCGCGCCCCTGCGGTGGCTGCAGGGGATCCGGAGACGCTGAAGGCCTACGAGAAGAAGCGCGACTTCGACATCACCTCAGAGCCCGGGCCGGTGCTGGGGAGCGAGGACATGGCCCGTTTCACCATCCATCGGCATCACGCGACAAACCTGCACTACGACCTTCGGCTGGAGCAGGACGGCGTGCTGAAGTCCTGGGCGCTGCCGCGCGGCCTGCCCCATGAGCCGGGCGTCAAGCGGCTGGCCGTGGAGGTGGAGGAGCACCCCATCAAGTACCTGACCTGGGAAGGCGTCATCCCGAAAGGCGAGTACGGGGCGGGCCCGATGTGGGTCTACGCCACCGGCCGGTACACGGTCACCAAGGAGAAGAAAACCGGGTTTTACTTCCGACTGCACTCCGAGCAGATCAATGCGGACTACCGGATGCACCGCACGCAGGACAAGCAGTGGCTGCTGGAGCGCGTGCACGAGCCCGACCGGGAGTGGCTGAAAGGCTCGATTCCGCCGCTTCTGTGTGAGAAGGTGGACGCGGTGCCCATCGACGACAACTGGCACTATGAGGTCAAGTGGGACGGCATCCGGGCCATCATCACGGTGATTGAACAGCAGGTCACAATCTGGAGCCGCAATGGCAACGACATCACCGACCAGTTTCCTGAGCTTTCGGCCGATGGCCTTAACTGCACGACCGGTGTGTTTGACGGCGAGATCGTGGTGCTGGACGATGCGGGCCGCCCCGAATTCGGCCGCGTCATCAAACGCCTGCACGCTCGGGGAGAAGGAGCCGTGGCACGCGCGGCCAAGAAGCACCCCGCGGTCTGCTACCTGTTCGATTGCCTGTATCTGGACGGCCGGCCCGTGGTCAAGGACCCAATCGAACGTCGACGCGCCTGGTTGGAGGACCTGATCCGCCCCGACCACGCGTTTCGCTTCAGCCAGACCGTGGCAGACGGCGACCTGCTGTTCAAGGCCGTGAAGCAGCAGGGCCTGGAAGGGATCGTGGCCAAGCGCAAGGAAAGCCGCTACATCGCCGGTCGCAGAAGCGGAGACTGGCTCAAGATCAAATCCGAGCACGAGGTCACACTGCGCATTATCGGATTCACCCGCGGCAGCGGCGCGCGCTCAGAGACGGTCGGTAGTCTGGTTGTGGCGGAGGACACGGACGATGGGCTCGTCTACCGAGGACATCTCGGCACTGGATTCACCGATCGTGCCCTGGACGAACTGCAGGCTGCCCTCATGGATCTGGAGCGCATGGACAGGCCGGATCTCGCGCCGGACGATCAGGACAAGAGCGCCGAGTGGATCAAGCCCCAGGTCTATTGCGATGCCATCTACTCGCAGCTGACCTCCAGCGGTATGCTGCGCCAGGGAGCGTTCAAGCGGTTGCGACCGGATCTGGAATAA
- a CDS encoding AraC family transcriptional regulator: MPSLWFVLPIAFGIVHGLLFAVLLAVRSGRRKTISDALLAGLVLAGALRLLPYVLSFLGSDVLWAQWPFLPLDTGLLIGPLFWFYLRSRTNARFHFRRSDLLHVAPWTLYAGYRLLVFSRDAEFVFQWTDRVDLPFVQPALAVLTGLSLGYYLWRSWGLLRRYRVWLDSEFVDVEPIQLGWLRSFVLAISVGVATAWVFGLLDLVSVRLDTLQAWWPFAITTATLYYLSLAGFMNPQPPGIAFEDRPRERLQGPASNLPVAALLDVMATERPYLNPSFCLDDLAALMNRPKALVSQSINEGLRTNFRGLVNAYRVDAVCEALKHESALTLVGVAMDQGFNSKATFNRVFKQYTGVTPREYANMTIDQRARIPVSRPAAIIPDPVATA, encoded by the coding sequence ATGCCGTCCCTCTGGTTCGTCTTGCCCATCGCGTTCGGCATCGTGCACGGACTGCTGTTTGCAGTCCTGCTCGCCGTGCGCTCGGGCAGAAGAAAGACCATCTCCGATGCGCTCCTTGCCGGCCTCGTGCTGGCAGGAGCGCTGCGGCTTCTGCCGTACGTACTCAGCTTTCTCGGATCCGATGTACTCTGGGCGCAGTGGCCGTTTCTGCCCCTGGATACTGGACTTCTGATTGGACCCCTGTTCTGGTTTTACCTGAGGTCTCGAACCAATGCACGGTTCCACTTCAGGCGGAGTGACCTGCTGCACGTCGCCCCCTGGACGTTGTATGCGGGCTACAGACTACTGGTGTTCAGCCGTGACGCCGAGTTCGTCTTCCAATGGACAGACCGTGTAGATCTGCCGTTTGTACAGCCGGCGCTGGCAGTACTGACGGGCCTGTCACTGGGGTATTATTTGTGGCGGTCGTGGGGTCTTCTGCGGCGATATCGGGTCTGGCTGGACAGCGAGTTCGTGGACGTCGAGCCGATCCAGCTGGGTTGGCTGCGCTCCTTTGTATTGGCGATTTCCGTGGGTGTTGCCACCGCATGGGTGTTTGGACTGCTGGATCTCGTTTCGGTGCGCCTGGACACGTTGCAGGCCTGGTGGCCCTTCGCCATCACGACCGCAACGCTGTACTATCTGTCCCTGGCGGGTTTCATGAACCCCCAGCCGCCGGGCATCGCGTTCGAAGACCGACCCAGAGAGCGTCTCCAGGGTCCCGCCTCGAATCTGCCGGTGGCAGCCCTGCTCGACGTCATGGCGACGGAGCGACCCTACCTGAACCCGTCGTTCTGCCTCGACGACCTGGCCGCCCTGATGAACCGGCCGAAGGCGCTCGTTTCCCAGTCAATCAATGAGGGACTTCGGACCAATTTCCGGGGACTGGTGAACGCCTACCGGGTGGATGCCGTCTGCGAGGCGCTGAAGCATGAGAGTGCGCTTACGCTGGTCGGCGTCGCCATGGATCAGGGGTTCAATTCCAAAGCCACCTTCAACCGGGTGTTCAAGCAATACACGGGCGTCACGCCCCGGGAGTACGCAAACATGACCATCGACCAGCGCGCCCGGATTCCGGTGAGTCGACCGGCGGCCATTATTCCAGATCCGGTCGCAACCGCTTGA
- a CDS encoding DUF2807 domain-containing protein translates to MKPSLLILFAFLPLTAQAQRVDGNGDITTQTRPLSQFSAISLDFVAEVQIRTGAAPGIEITVDKNILPYIGTRVSGGKLEITQEAWIEPTQKAIIHVTTPLLAALETSGYSTVRLLEPSGPRLTLDVGVGDLLVLGGEVDELTVATKQGSIDASRLAVKRAVVSVTGRGKVQLKVRDELALVADEDATIVVDGNPRVSGATEKVRPAAEYKTAAAPRVARVLIRIKNNRLWWSKLRVEGPEGARFGYGFGLGPRAARTETWPIGTRVYRVEGEEERLLYTVARADSGKTVSLFSR, encoded by the coding sequence ATGAAGCCCTCATTATTGATCCTGTTCGCTTTCCTGCCGCTCACTGCGCAGGCCCAGCGAGTAGACGGGAACGGTGACATCACCACCCAGACCCGACCGCTCTCCCAGTTTTCGGCCATCTCTCTCGACTTTGTCGCGGAAGTCCAGATCCGTACGGGCGCTGCCCCAGGCATCGAGATCACCGTCGACAAAAACATTCTGCCTTACATCGGTACGCGCGTCAGCGGAGGCAAACTCGAAATCACGCAGGAGGCGTGGATCGAACCGACCCAGAAGGCCATCATTCATGTCACGACCCCCCTGCTCGCCGCGCTGGAGACGTCCGGGTACTCGACGGTGCGCCTTCTTGAACCCTCGGGGCCACGACTCACGCTGGACGTCGGCGTCGGGGACCTGCTCGTGCTCGGCGGGGAGGTAGACGAACTGACAGTGGCCACGAAGCAGGGCTCAATCGACGCGTCTCGCCTCGCGGTGAAGCGTGCCGTTGTTTCCGTCACCGGCCGCGGCAAGGTCCAGCTCAAGGTGCGCGACGAACTGGCGCTTGTGGCCGACGAAGACGCGACCATTGTCGTGGATGGCAACCCCAGGGTGTCGGGCGCCACGGAGAAGGTGCGGCCGGCCGCGGAGTACAAGACGGCGGCCGCGCCCCGCGTGGCCCGTGTGTTGATTCGCATCAAGAACAACCGGCTGTGGTGGTCCAAGCTCCGGGTGGAAGGCCCCGAGGGTGCTCGATTCGGGTACGGTTTCGGGCTCGGTCCGCGCGCGGCGCGCACCGAGACGTGGCCAATCGGCACCCGAGTCTATCGAGTGGAAGGTGAGGAAGAGCGGCTGCTCTACACCGTCGCGCGCGCCGACTCCGGCAAGACTGTTTCGCTCTTCTCCCGCTAG
- a CDS encoding Ku protein, with protein MRALWKGHIQFSLVTIPVKIYGAIEASQKISFNQLHADDFGRVKYEKKCKKCGKVLRTDEIVKGYEIEPDTYVVVEKEDFEKLKMKSLRVIEIEGFVKEDEVHATLFDTPYFAGPDGPVAAKTYALLVETLKESGMLGVGRVVLRDRESVMLLAPNEQGLMLYKLRYPEELRAMDKVPEIDSAVADRDQLKLARTLVDTMATTLDKLELKDRYNDALREMIVAKAEGKELVTSEEAPKEVVDIMTALQASIDEAKENRKPMKKAGEEKAVEADEEPARKTG; from the coding sequence ATGCGCGCACTCTGGAAAGGGCACATCCAGTTTTCGCTGGTCACCATTCCCGTCAAGATCTACGGCGCCATCGAGGCCAGCCAGAAGATCAGCTTCAACCAGCTTCATGCGGACGATTTTGGCCGCGTCAAGTACGAGAAGAAGTGCAAGAAATGCGGCAAGGTCCTCAGGACCGACGAGATCGTCAAAGGCTACGAGATCGAGCCCGACACGTACGTGGTCGTCGAGAAGGAGGACTTCGAGAAGCTCAAGATGAAGAGCCTCCGGGTCATCGAGATCGAGGGCTTCGTCAAGGAAGACGAAGTGCACGCCACCCTGTTCGACACGCCGTACTTCGCCGGGCCCGACGGACCCGTCGCGGCCAAGACCTATGCGCTGCTCGTCGAGACGCTGAAGGAATCCGGCATGCTCGGCGTGGGTCGTGTTGTGCTGCGGGACCGCGAAAGCGTCATGCTCCTGGCTCCGAATGAGCAGGGATTGATGCTCTACAAACTGCGCTACCCGGAAGAATTGCGGGCGATGGACAAGGTGCCCGAGATTGACTCCGCTGTGGCCGACAGGGATCAGCTGAAGCTCGCGCGCACGCTGGTGGACACCATGGCCACGACGCTCGACAAGCTTGAGCTGAAGGACCGGTACAATGACGCGCTGCGTGAGATGATCGTGGCGAAGGCCGAAGGCAAGGAGCTCGTCACGTCTGAAGAGGCGCCGAAAGAGGTGGTCGACATCATGACCGCGCTGCAGGCGTCCATCGACGAGGCCAAGGAAAACCGGAAACCCATGAAGAAGGCGGGCGAGGAGAAGGCCGTCGAAGCCGACGAGGAGCCCGCGCGTAAGACCGGCTGA
- a CDS encoding tetratricopeptide repeat protein translates to MPRILQLVTNRKGAYRRAKGERTAEEESQLNLFAQRQAATVVRLDAALSPFDSALMKDRTGAGSDARDAYLQAVRDGDRVADACCNLGILEAADGAYDDAVEWFARSLAADPEHVEAHYNLGCLYLDMEMFAPARVHLAVAAARDPESAELQFNLAVALAGVGQFAASVAALRQFRKLSPDPDRDESAQKLLGELEKALQERA, encoded by the coding sequence ATGCCGCGCATACTTCAGCTAGTCACCAATCGGAAAGGGGCCTATCGCAGGGCCAAGGGGGAGCGGACTGCCGAGGAGGAGTCCCAGCTGAACCTGTTCGCGCAGCGCCAGGCCGCCACCGTAGTTCGACTGGACGCTGCCCTGTCGCCATTCGATTCCGCCCTGATGAAGGACCGCACGGGGGCAGGCTCGGATGCGCGGGACGCATACCTGCAGGCCGTGCGAGACGGAGACCGGGTGGCCGACGCCTGTTGCAACCTGGGCATTCTGGAGGCCGCGGACGGCGCCTATGACGACGCCGTCGAGTGGTTTGCGCGCTCGCTTGCGGCCGATCCGGAGCACGTCGAGGCCCACTACAACCTGGGCTGCCTGTATCTGGACATGGAGATGTTTGCGCCTGCCCGTGTGCACCTGGCGGTGGCTGCGGCGCGGGATCCCGAGAGCGCCGAGCTGCAATTCAATCTGGCGGTCGCGCTGGCAGGCGTTGGGCAGTTCGCGGCCTCGGTCGCGGCGCTTCGGCAGTTCCGGAAACTCAGTCCGGATCCTGACCGGGACGAGAGTGCCCAGAAACTGCTTGGCGAGCTCGAAAAGGCGCTTCAGGAGCGCGCCTGA
- a CDS encoding T9SS type A sorting domain-containing protein yields the protein MPRIVLLVLFACALPCVAQTVPVDSTAFGRCGAGQASLAVRSGTVATTLENTGHLHWWGNLVIPAGSGIEAGGEATFAVAGTVNGDTLAAVTRNRSTEFFPGPLAYGVTPPEDCGRFDRIWYVTRADEGVNPESRTEDVEEWPVGLGAPYVEKNGRVGYQPADGDYPAVRGDWQAWWILNDAGNVHPRTESPRPLGVEVRMTAYGFDVPGVLGNALFYRFQVRNKNTSPIADAYFGIRTASDLGNFTDDYAGTDTSLGLKFYYNADDDDEGGYGPAPPATGWFFLEAQGLDRDGTCSEGESDWMPTSTMERFGGGGVRSRAYGVRGVYRAMTARFELGQPLLEGGVGYPGGLGGNPDRPIRYMYPGDPVTGAYWSEGNTRLPHGKINHPGSRGMWMSRGPFCLPPLGEAEFTVGLVWSRGSSNLDSVRKLREDVAFIRSNAGTILTPRNLQGEVPVEPETGGVFTVYPTPARGLANVAADVAEGSRVSLEVVDLLGRVMFELEEQESLTGRVRFTLDTSRWVSGLYLVRLTERGRVHTRSLVVR from the coding sequence ATGCCTCGCATCGTGCTTCTGGTTCTTTTTGCGTGCGCGCTTCCGTGCGTCGCCCAGACGGTCCCGGTGGATTCTACCGCCTTCGGACGCTGTGGGGCGGGTCAGGCAAGTCTGGCCGTCCGGTCCGGCACGGTAGCCACCACCCTGGAGAATACCGGGCACCTCCACTGGTGGGGAAACCTCGTCATACCTGCCGGATCAGGGATCGAGGCTGGAGGGGAAGCCACCTTCGCGGTCGCGGGCACCGTGAACGGCGACACCCTCGCAGCCGTCACCCGCAACCGCAGTACAGAGTTCTTCCCCGGGCCGCTGGCCTACGGCGTCACCCCCCCGGAGGATTGTGGGCGCTTCGATCGCATCTGGTACGTGACGCGGGCAGATGAGGGCGTGAATCCTGAAAGCCGAACCGAAGACGTCGAAGAGTGGCCCGTCGGGCTCGGCGCGCCATACGTCGAGAAGAACGGCCGGGTGGGGTACCAGCCGGCCGACGGAGACTATCCCGCAGTGCGCGGCGACTGGCAGGCGTGGTGGATTCTGAACGACGCGGGGAACGTGCACCCGAGAACGGAATCGCCGAGGCCCCTCGGTGTTGAGGTTCGCATGACCGCGTACGGATTTGACGTTCCGGGCGTTTTGGGAAATGCTCTCTTCTATCGCTTTCAGGTTCGCAACAAGAACACATCGCCCATTGCGGATGCCTACTTCGGAATTCGAACCGCGTCAGACCTGGGAAACTTTACCGACGACTATGCGGGAACGGACACCTCCCTGGGCCTGAAGTTCTACTACAACGCCGACGATGATGACGAGGGGGGATACGGACCTGCCCCGCCTGCCACAGGCTGGTTCTTTCTGGAGGCACAGGGACTCGACCGCGATGGTACCTGCTCGGAAGGAGAAAGCGACTGGATGCCCACCTCCACCATGGAACGCTTTGGAGGAGGGGGAGTCCGCAGCCGCGCCTACGGGGTGCGGGGTGTTTACCGGGCCATGACGGCCCGATTCGAGCTCGGACAGCCCTTGCTGGAGGGTGGTGTGGGATACCCGGGAGGCCTGGGTGGCAATCCGGATCGGCCGATCCGCTACATGTATCCCGGCGATCCGGTGACCGGCGCGTACTGGTCCGAAGGAAACACCCGTCTCCCGCACGGTAAAATCAATCACCCGGGGTCGAGGGGCATGTGGATGAGCCGCGGGCCATTCTGTCTGCCTCCGCTCGGTGAGGCCGAATTTACTGTCGGCCTTGTCTGGTCCCGAGGATCCTCCAATCTCGACTCCGTGCGCAAGCTGAGAGAGGACGTAGCGTTCATCCGCTCCAACGCCGGCACCATTCTGACACCTCGCAACCTGCAGGGCGAGGTCCCCGTCGAGCCGGAAACCGGCGGGGTCTTTACGGTCTACCCGACGCCGGCTCGGGGACTGGCCAACGTGGCCGCCGATGTGGCGGAAGGCTCAAGGGTCTCGCTGGAGGTGGTGGACCTGCTGGGCCGCGTGATGTTCGAACTCGAGGAGCAGGAATCCCTCACCGGACGCGTGCGATTCACGCTGGACACGTCGCGCTGGGTTTCTGGTCTGTACCTCGTGCGGCTTACCGAACGCGGACGCGTGCACACCCGAAGCCTGGTCGTGCGGTAG
- a CDS encoding ACT domain-containing protein produces the protein MNSAACYEVTYHCRMQLQWFKGVYWAWRLPAGATGPDDAFCVMRTPDETTVITLSDDPPVEARTSGPWRMFRVDDELPHDAIGILAALSRVLADARIPILAFGSFDTDYVCVPGELQRIARKALKEAGYRGCD, from the coding sequence ATGAACTCTGCGGCATGCTACGAAGTGACGTACCATTGCCGCATGCAATTGCAGTGGTTCAAGGGGGTCTACTGGGCCTGGCGCTTACCTGCCGGTGCAACAGGGCCGGATGATGCCTTCTGTGTGATGCGCACGCCGGACGAGACCACCGTGATTACGCTGTCGGATGATCCTCCCGTGGAGGCGCGCACATCGGGACCCTGGCGCATGTTCAGGGTAGACGACGAACTGCCGCACGACGCCATCGGAATTCTCGCCGCGTTGAGCCGCGTTCTGGCCGATGCCCGCATACCGATCCTTGCGTTCGGCAGCTTCGATACCGACTATGTCTGCGTGCCGGGCGAGCTGCAGCGCATCGCCCGGAAAGCCCTGAAGGAGGCCGGCTACCGTGGGTGTGATTGA
- a CDS encoding amidohydrolase family protein → MRCLLLVALLVAFPANAQDQGPSMGDGPFERLVIRGGTVIDGAGAPPIGPVDIVVEGNRIVEIRNVGYPGVPIRPERRPAAGTREIDASGMYVLPGFVDLHGHTHKPGSGQDTPVDYIRALWLAHGITTTREPSGGDPDWLLEQRRLSEENAITAPRFFTYPVFGSGWNRRITSPEDAREWVRWIAAKGADGIKFFGAPPPIMYAALDEMQKQGLRGTEHHAQLDVTRMNVLQTASAGLTSMEHWYGLPEALFEDRIIQHYRLDYNYLNEAHRFGEAGKLWKQAAEPFSPHWNAVMDSLIALDFTIDPTMVAYLASRDLEAQSRRPWHAVYTLPSLWRFYRPAREAHGSYWFYWTTENEMDWKENYRLWMTFLNEYKNRGGRVTLGSDSGYIYNLYGFGYIQEMELLREAGFHPLEVIRSATILGAEALGADDEIGSIQVGKRADFVIVPENPLENLKVLYGTGAVRLNDETGEVERVGGVRWTIKDGVIFDARQLLGWVRSLVDAAKMLEGIPSGPMPMFIETH, encoded by the coding sequence ATGCGTTGTCTGCTGCTGGTTGCTCTGCTTGTTGCCTTTCCCGCCAATGCCCAGGACCAGGGGCCATCCATGGGGGACGGACCGTTTGAGCGTCTGGTGATTCGTGGGGGTACCGTGATCGATGGCGCGGGCGCCCCGCCCATCGGGCCGGTGGATATCGTGGTCGAGGGCAACCGTATCGTGGAGATCCGCAACGTGGGGTATCCCGGCGTACCGATCAGGCCGGAGCGCCGGCCGGCGGCGGGCACGCGGGAGATCGACGCGTCGGGCATGTACGTCCTGCCGGGTTTCGTGGACCTGCACGGCCATACTCACAAGCCCGGATCTGGGCAGGACACTCCTGTGGACTACATCCGGGCGCTTTGGCTGGCCCACGGCATTACCACGACGCGCGAGCCCAGCGGAGGCGATCCGGACTGGCTCCTGGAGCAGAGGCGCCTCTCCGAGGAGAACGCGATCACCGCGCCCCGCTTCTTTACGTATCCGGTGTTCGGCAGCGGGTGGAATCGCCGGATCACATCGCCGGAGGACGCGCGCGAATGGGTGCGCTGGATCGCCGCCAAGGGCGCCGACGGGATCAAGTTCTTCGGCGCTCCCCCGCCCATCATGTACGCGGCGCTCGATGAAATGCAGAAGCAGGGACTTCGCGGAACCGAGCACCACGCGCAGCTGGATGTGACCCGCATGAACGTGCTGCAGACCGCATCGGCCGGATTGACCTCCATGGAGCACTGGTACGGTCTGCCCGAGGCGCTCTTTGAGGATCGCATCATCCAGCACTACCGACTGGACTACAACTACCTCAACGAGGCCCATCGCTTCGGGGAGGCCGGCAAGCTGTGGAAGCAGGCTGCCGAACCCTTCAGTCCCCACTGGAATGCAGTGATGGACTCGCTGATTGCGCTGGACTTTACGATTGATCCGACGATGGTGGCGTACCTGGCCAGTCGGGATCTGGAGGCGCAGTCCCGTCGGCCCTGGCACGCGGTGTACACCCTGCCGAGCCTCTGGCGCTTCTACCGTCCGGCGCGCGAAGCGCACGGCTCCTACTGGTTCTACTGGACCACCGAGAACGAGATGGACTGGAAGGAGAACTACCGCCTGTGGATGACCTTTCTGAACGAGTACAAGAACCGGGGCGGGCGGGTAACACTGGGCAGCGACTCCGGCTATATCTACAACCTCTACGGCTTCGGGTACATCCAGGAGATGGAGCTCCTGAGGGAGGCGGGATTCCATCCGCTGGAGGTCATCCGTTCAGCCACCATTCTCGGAGCCGAGGCCCTGGGCGCGGACGACGAAATCGGCTCCATCCAGGTAGGGAAGCGGGCGGACTTTGTGATCGTGCCCGAGAATCCGCTCGAAAACCTGAAAGTGCTCTACGGGACGGGGGCCGTGCGACTGAATGACGAGACCGGAGAGGTGGAGCGGGTCGGTGGCGTGCGGTGGACCATCAAGGACGGCGTGATCTTCGATGCGCGTCAGTTGCTGGGGTGGGTGCGCAGTCTTGTGGACGCGGCCAAAATGTTGGAGGGCATTCCGTCCGGCCCGATGCCCATGTTCATCGAGACACACTGA